The following proteins are encoded in a genomic region of Desulfatiglans anilini DSM 4660:
- a CDS encoding selenium metabolism-associated LysR family transcriptional regulator, whose protein sequence is MKKTTEQPPPDIDFDLRQLEIFRQVVDLKSFSKAAKAVFLSQASVSERIATLESHVGTRLLDRLGRQVIPTRAGELLYKHAALLLEMKRNALLEMQEFLGVQHGEIRMGGSTIPGEYILPRVIGAFRRRHPLLTVNILIGDSSEIENRVLEGGLELGIVGSKGGHQALIYTPLWDDELLVIVPADHHLAGQNELTLEALFKEPFVQREIGSGTLKILEDALQGAEKGGSLPLHVVARFGTSTAVKEAVKAGLGVSVLSWRAVQTELAAGALKALRIQGVSMKRRFYLIRDRRRTASPLCMALLDFLRSHPKEPENQP, encoded by the coding sequence ATGAAAAAAACAACCGAACAGCCGCCTCCGGACATCGACTTCGACCTCCGCCAGCTGGAGATCTTCCGCCAGGTCGTCGACCTGAAGAGCTTCTCGAAGGCGGCCAAGGCCGTCTTCCTCTCCCAGGCATCGGTCAGCGAACGGATCGCGACTCTGGAAAGCCACGTGGGAACCCGGCTGCTCGACCGGCTGGGCCGCCAGGTGATCCCCACCAGGGCCGGTGAACTCCTTTACAAGCATGCCGCACTGCTCCTCGAGATGAAGCGCAACGCGCTCCTCGAGATGCAGGAGTTTCTGGGCGTCCAGCACGGTGAGATCCGCATGGGCGGCAGCACCATCCCCGGCGAGTACATTCTCCCGAGGGTCATCGGCGCCTTTCGGAGGCGTCATCCGCTCCTCACGGTCAACATCCTGATCGGCGACAGCAGCGAGATCGAGAACCGTGTCCTGGAAGGCGGGCTGGAACTGGGCATCGTCGGATCGAAGGGCGGGCATCAGGCCCTGATCTACACCCCGCTCTGGGACGACGAACTCCTCGTGATCGTCCCCGCGGACCACCACCTGGCCGGTCAGAACGAACTGACGCTCGAAGCGCTTTTCAAGGAGCCGTTCGTCCAGAGGGAGATCGGGTCCGGGACCCTCAAGATTTTGGAAGATGCTTTGCAGGGCGCTGAGAAAGGCGGATCGCTCCCTCTCCATGTCGTGGCGCGCTTCGGCACCTCGACCGCGGTCAAGGAAGCGGTCAAGGCCGGACTCGGCGTGTCGGTCCTTTCGTGGCGGGCCGTCCAGACGGAGCTCGCCGCCGGGGCCCTGAAGGCCCTGAGGATCCAAGGCGTCTCGATGAAGCGCCGCTTCTACCTCATCCGGGACCGCAGGCGCACCGCCTCGCCGCTGTGCATGGCCCTGCTGGATTTCCTGCGATCCCATCCCAAGGAGCCTGAGAACCAACCATGA
- a CDS encoding 3-deoxy-D-manno-octulosonic acid transferase produces MLIQCYAILGWVLFYCLAPLLLWIPLSNPRYRVHFRERLGLLPLRRLKALGGGPRFWIHAVSLGEVKVAEAFAQAIRRHVPDAVFVVSTITPHGRRLAEEVFREQALVVHSPLDAAPCVKRALKAVRPDVLVLLETEIWPLWVAAADRMHIRTAIVNGRISARSIKRYVKLRAFFRPVLERISLFSMITAADRDRILAMGAPRERVVVNGNAKYDLLGKSIRPEDAERFRRLLSVDEGQPVVVAGSTRTGEEETLLKAFRRVREVFPEAVLVIAPRHLERVREIEALVKRSGFFCELRTGLEGPGRRRTAPVVILDTFGELFGLYSVANLAFCGASLVPLGGQNPLEPAAWGKMVLYGPWMDDFWDARALLEAAGAGETVHDGDELAERIIWHLAHPEASGERAAKGRQAVLQNLAAAERHALEIVKLTGPFTL; encoded by the coding sequence ATGCTGATCCAATGCTACGCCATTCTGGGCTGGGTCCTGTTCTATTGCCTCGCCCCGCTCCTGCTCTGGATTCCGCTCTCGAACCCCCGGTACCGGGTCCATTTCAGGGAGCGGCTCGGGCTGCTGCCCCTGCGGCGCCTGAAGGCTTTGGGAGGCGGCCCGCGCTTCTGGATCCATGCCGTCTCGCTCGGCGAGGTCAAGGTCGCAGAGGCGTTCGCTCAGGCGATCCGAAGGCATGTGCCGGATGCAGTCTTCGTCGTTTCGACGATCACCCCCCATGGACGCCGTCTGGCCGAGGAGGTTTTCAGGGAGCAGGCGCTGGTCGTCCACTCCCCGCTGGATGCGGCGCCCTGTGTTAAGCGGGCGCTGAAGGCCGTCCGGCCCGACGTCCTCGTCCTGCTGGAGACCGAAATCTGGCCGCTCTGGGTCGCCGCGGCCGACCGCATGCACATTCGAACGGCGATCGTCAACGGCCGCATCTCCGCCCGCTCTATCAAACGCTACGTAAAGCTCCGTGCGTTCTTCCGGCCAGTGCTCGAGCGTATCAGCCTTTTCAGCATGATCACCGCGGCCGACCGTGACCGCATCCTTGCGATGGGCGCACCCCGGGAGCGGGTGGTCGTGAACGGGAACGCCAAATACGACCTGCTCGGCAAATCTATCCGCCCGGAAGACGCGGAGCGTTTCCGCCGGCTGCTCTCGGTGGACGAAGGCCAGCCGGTCGTCGTGGCCGGCAGCACCCGCACAGGCGAAGAGGAAACGCTTTTGAAGGCCTTCCGGCGCGTCCGGGAGGTCTTCCCTGAGGCCGTGCTCGTCATCGCACCGCGCCACCTCGAGCGGGTGCGGGAGATCGAGGCGCTCGTCAAGCGCTCCGGTTTTTTCTGCGAGCTGCGGACCGGGCTCGAGGGACCCGGCCGGCGGCGCACCGCCCCGGTCGTCATCCTCGACACCTTCGGGGAGCTTTTCGGCCTGTACAGCGTCGCGAACCTGGCCTTCTGCGGGGCGAGCCTGGTGCCGCTCGGCGGTCAGAACCCTCTCGAACCGGCGGCCTGGGGCAAGATGGTCCTCTACGGGCCTTGGATGGACGACTTTTGGGATGCGCGCGCCCTGCTCGAGGCGGCCGGCGCCGGCGAAACGGTCCATGACGGCGACGAACTGGCCGAGCGGATCATCTGGCACCTGGCACACCCGGAAGCGAGCGGGGAGCGGGCCGCCAAAGGCCGCCAGGCCGTACTCCAGAACCTGGCGGCGGCCGAGCGCCACGCCCTGGAGATCGTGAAACTCACCGGACCTTTCACCCTATGA
- a CDS encoding MBL fold metallo-hydrolase, with translation MQIENDLHGFFWFNPTANNANTYFIDGSRRILIDPGHDHLFGHVETELERLGITAADIDVILITHGHPDHIEAVRRFAGGPALIAMHTVELDFIRRMAPRYGQALGVADFAPQILLTEGGLEIGDLSLEVIHAPGHSPGSIALYWPQKKALFTGDVVFQGGIGRTDLPAGDGAQLKQSIQRLAQLDVELLLPGHGDMIRGGEAVADNFREIETFWFGYL, from the coding sequence ATGCAAATAGAAAATGACCTGCACGGTTTTTTCTGGTTCAACCCGACGGCCAACAACGCCAACACCTATTTCATCGACGGGAGCCGGAGGATTTTGATCGACCCGGGGCATGACCACCTGTTCGGGCATGTCGAGACGGAACTCGAACGGCTCGGGATCACCGCGGCAGACATCGATGTCATCCTGATCACCCACGGGCACCCCGACCACATCGAGGCCGTCCGGCGTTTTGCGGGCGGCCCGGCCCTGATCGCCATGCACACGGTCGAACTCGACTTCATCCGGCGCATGGCGCCGCGCTATGGCCAGGCCCTGGGGGTTGCGGATTTCGCGCCCCAGATCCTCCTGACGGAAGGCGGGCTCGAGATCGGCGATCTGTCCTTAGAGGTGATCCATGCGCCCGGGCACTCTCCAGGCTCCATCGCCCTTTACTGGCCGCAGAAGAAGGCGCTTTTCACCGGCGATGTCGTCTTTCAGGGAGGGATCGGCAGGACCGACCTCCCGGCAGGCGACGGCGCCCAGCTCAAGCAGAGCATCCAGCGGCTCGCCCAACTCGATGTGGAACTGCTCCTGCCGGGCCACGGCGACATGATCAGAGGCGGCGAGGCCGTGGCGGACAATTTCCGGGAGATCGAAACGTTCTGGTTCGGTTACCTGTAG